A region from the Nocardia terpenica genome encodes:
- a CDS encoding ABC transporter permease gives MTAADLPIAPRRTETWRRMLPQTVIQTRRLLTRWRRDPVTTAQSLGFPALLLIVLNTVLGRQISMFSGADALYGSVPMVTLVSVMSGSVAGAVTLGRERDAGLLARFWVLPVHRASGPLARLAAEAARILTCTVVLFAVGIALGFRFRQGPAAAAATLTVPLLYGLAFAVLVTAVAVWTPGAALVEVISLGSSLLMFFSTGFVPLPAYPAWAKPLVAHQPMSYAIDAMRGLSLGGPVRGPLLATVCWSVAVTVVCAVPALVGYRRASRR, from the coding sequence ATGACCGCCGCGGACCTTCCGATCGCGCCGCGCCGCACCGAGACCTGGCGGCGGATGCTGCCGCAGACCGTGATCCAGACCCGGCGGCTGCTGACCCGCTGGCGGCGCGACCCGGTGACCACCGCGCAGTCGCTGGGGTTCCCGGCGCTGCTGCTGATCGTGCTGAATACCGTTCTGGGGCGGCAGATCTCGATGTTCTCCGGGGCGGACGCGCTGTACGGGTCGGTGCCGATGGTGACGCTGGTGTCGGTGATGTCGGGGTCGGTGGCCGGGGCGGTGACGCTGGGCCGCGAGCGCGATGCCGGGCTGCTGGCCCGATTCTGGGTGCTGCCGGTGCATCGGGCGTCGGGTCCGCTGGCGCGGCTGGCCGCCGAGGCCGCGCGCATTCTGACCTGCACCGTGGTGCTTTTCGCGGTCGGGATCGCGCTGGGCTTCCGGTTCCGGCAGGGCCCGGCGGCCGCGGCGGCGACGCTGACGGTGCCGCTGCTGTACGGGCTCGCCTTCGCCGTGCTGGTCACCGCGGTCGCGGTCTGGACGCCGGGAGCCGCTCTGGTGGAGGTGATTTCGCTGGGCTCGTCGCTGCTGATGTTCTTCTCCACCGGCTTCGTCCCGCTGCCCGCCTATCCGGCCTGGGCGAAACCACTGGTGGCACACCAGCCCATGTCGTACGCGATCGACGCCATGCGCGGATTGTCGCTGGGCGGCCCGGTGCGGGGTCCGCTGCTGGCGACGGTGTGCTGGTCCGTGGCGGTCACGGTGGTGTGCGCGGTGCCCGCGTTGGTAGGGTATCGGCGGGCCAGTCGGAGATGA
- a CDS encoding M1 family metallopeptidase gives MAGELTDEPIDDYLPHNGNRGYRVSRYELDLVYKVASNRLAGRAVITAATTRARPRFSLDLAQSLTVTKLFVNGSKAAKYTHQRGKLTFAPAQQIPAGGALTIDVHYRGTPRPVHGPWGEVGWEELSDGVLVSGQPNGAASWFPCDDHPGAKASYRISVTADSPYYVVANGVLTHKRVKASQTTWVYEQPEPMSSYLATVQIGPYRNYRIHPAASGEPPMQAILPPKLLPRFEHDFARQPLMMAEFQRRFGPYPFEGYTVVVTDDELEIPLEAQGLSIFGANHCDGERGSERLIAHELAHQWFGNSLTVRRWRDIWLHEGFACYAEWIWSEAAGGPSADALARAAWQHLSRAPQDIVIGDPGPGAMFDDRVYKRGALTLHALRRYLGDPKFFTLLRNWTARHRHATVDTTEFAALAERFSETSFRPLWEQWLYKTALPDLPFPDA, from the coding sequence ATGGCGGGCGAGCTCACCGACGAACCGATCGATGACTATCTGCCGCACAACGGCAATCGCGGCTATCGGGTGTCGCGCTACGAGCTGGATCTGGTCTACAAGGTCGCGAGCAACCGGCTGGCGGGCCGCGCGGTCATCACCGCGGCGACCACGCGGGCGCGGCCCCGGTTCTCCCTCGATCTGGCCCAATCGCTCACCGTCACAAAGCTTTTCGTCAACGGCTCGAAGGCGGCCAAGTACACCCATCAGCGCGGGAAGCTGACCTTCGCTCCGGCGCAGCAGATTCCGGCGGGCGGAGCGCTCACCATCGATGTCCACTACCGGGGCACACCCAGGCCCGTGCACGGCCCCTGGGGCGAGGTGGGCTGGGAGGAGCTGAGCGACGGGGTGCTGGTGTCGGGCCAGCCGAACGGGGCGGCGTCGTGGTTTCCGTGCGACGATCATCCCGGCGCGAAGGCGAGCTACCGCATCTCGGTCACCGCCGATTCCCCGTATTACGTTGTCGCCAACGGTGTTCTGACGCACAAGCGGGTCAAGGCCAGCCAGACCACCTGGGTGTACGAGCAGCCCGAGCCGATGTCCAGCTATCTGGCGACCGTGCAGATCGGGCCGTACCGGAATTACCGCATCCACCCGGCCGCGAGCGGCGAGCCGCCGATGCAGGCGATCCTGCCCCCGAAGCTGCTGCCCCGGTTCGAGCACGACTTCGCGCGGCAGCCGCTCATGATGGCGGAATTCCAGCGCCGGTTCGGTCCGTACCCGTTCGAGGGCTACACGGTGGTGGTGACCGACGACGAGCTCGAAATCCCGCTGGAGGCACAGGGATTGTCGATCTTCGGTGCCAATCACTGTGACGGCGAACGCGGTTCGGAGCGACTGATCGCACATGAGCTCGCGCACCAGTGGTTCGGCAACAGCCTGACGGTGCGGCGCTGGCGCGACATCTGGCTGCACGAGGGTTTCGCCTGCTATGCCGAGTGGATCTGGTCGGAGGCGGCGGGCGGCCCGAGCGCCGACGCCCTGGCCCGCGCGGCCTGGCAGCACCTGTCGCGCGCACCGCAGGACATCGTGATCGGCGACCCGGGACCGGGCGCCATGTTCGACGACCGGGTCTACAAGCGCGGCGCGCTCACCCTGCACGCGCTCCGCCGGTATCTCGGCGATCCGAAATTCTTCACTCTCCTCCGGAATTGGACCGCCCGCCACCGGCACGCCACCGTCGACACCACGGAATTCGCGGCACTCGCGGAGCGATTCAGCGAAACGTCGTTCCGCCCGCTGTGGGAGCAATGGCTGTACAAAACCGCGCTCCCGGATCTTCCTTTCCCGGACGCCTGA
- a CDS encoding helix-turn-helix domain-containing protein, translating into MAGKRTVLTVQLRRLAALLFEMREHAGLSKEVVSARTGINVTTLYRIETAQARPQRRTLMAMLDLYGVDGDQRTDALQLLQEAQKPGMSRPFEAAVSEVYAAYINFETEALSARLFQTSFVPGLLQTERYAWAVLDTAMPKVETSVIEQRLRARFERAKVLSRDDGNPLELWVVLDEAAIQRVVGGPDVMREQLLRLTEESDKRNVILQVLPFDAGAHPAMVGSFVVLDFPDPADPELVYVEGIAGDDIVEGHNEIRRFGVMFDQLRAMALSPRDSTTLISEAADRLR; encoded by the coding sequence ATGGCAGGCAAGCGCACCGTGCTCACCGTCCAGTTGCGACGGCTGGCAGCGCTGCTGTTCGAGATGAGGGAACACGCCGGGCTCAGCAAGGAAGTGGTGAGCGCCCGCACCGGCATCAATGTCACCACGCTGTACCGGATCGAGACCGCGCAGGCCCGCCCGCAACGCCGCACGCTGATGGCGATGCTCGACCTGTACGGCGTCGACGGCGATCAGCGCACCGACGCATTGCAACTGCTCCAGGAGGCGCAGAAGCCGGGCATGTCGCGGCCGTTCGAGGCGGCGGTGTCGGAGGTGTACGCGGCCTACATCAACTTCGAGACCGAGGCGCTGTCGGCCCGGCTGTTCCAGACCTCGTTCGTCCCCGGCCTGTTGCAGACCGAGCGTTACGCGTGGGCGGTGCTCGACACGGCCATGCCCAAGGTGGAGACCTCGGTCATCGAGCAGCGACTACGTGCCCGCTTCGAGCGCGCGAAGGTGCTCAGCCGCGACGACGGCAACCCGCTCGAGCTATGGGTGGTGCTGGACGAGGCGGCCATCCAGCGGGTGGTGGGCGGCCCGGATGTCATGCGCGAGCAGCTGTTACGGCTCACCGAGGAATCCGACAAACGCAATGTGATCCTGCAGGTGCTGCCCTTCGACGCGGGCGCGCATCCGGCCATGGTCGGCTCGTTCGTGGTGCTGGACTTCCCCGACCCCGCCGACCCCGAACTGGTGTACGTCGAGGGCATCGCGGGCGACGATATCGTCGAGGGCCACAACGAAATCCGCCGCTTCGGCGTCATGTTCGACCAACTCCGCGCCATGGCCCTCAGCCCTCGCGACTCCACCACCCTGATCTCCGAGGCCGCCGACCGACTTCGATGA